In Phycisphaerae bacterium RAS2, the DNA window CGTTTGCGACGTATCGCGAATGCGGGAATTCACGGATGAACCGGTCGCACGATTCAATCGCCCGGAGCCGATCCGATTCGGCATCGACGAGGGCGCGGTCAATGAATTGACCGAGCAATTGGCGGGAGAGTTCCGCGAAGGAGGTATCGCGTGCATCGCTCCAGCTCCTGGCCGCCTCGCGTTCGGCCAGCATCCCCGCGTCGACCCGCGCGAACAAAGTGCGCCCCGCCGGACCGATGCTCTCTTCGAGAACGCGGTACGAAAGCTCGTCGCGACCCACCTGCGTATGAAACAGAAGTACAGGGATGGCGAAAAGCGCCGTGAGCAGTGGCGGGATGCCTCCGGGACGATAGTTGATCAGTCGCGCGATGAGCAGCGCCACGGCGCAAATGACGCAGGAACTCAACAGAGCCAGGACCCACGGGGCATACATGAGCGCCTGATTCTGGAACGACCGCGGAGAGGTCGACGCGGGCTGCCACGATGCCGACACAAAGTAGATGGCGATCGGTACGAGGCCGATCAGCGCCGACGCGTAGCGGAAGGAAAAACGAAACGCAGGCAGCACCGAAAGGACGCAACCCAGCAACACGGTCAACCCAAGCCAGGGCATCGCCGCGAGGAAGATGACCATCGCGCAGAGCACAACGGCCGACGGCAGACGGTATAGAATCGTTACCAGAATTGGAATCGACGTAAGCGAGGCGAACAGCAGCCCCATGATGACAGCGTGGATCGGCACATCGCGGACGTTGATGGGGTGCGAAAGGAAGTCGGCCAGTGTGATCTGATCTTGCCCGGCCGGAATGAACGAGCGAGCCATGAGCGCCGCATAGTGATCGTAGGACCACGGCAACGGCACTCCCGTGCGCAGCCAGAATGCAAAACAACACAGCCCGGCGAAAAGCAGCCAGAGCAGGATGAGCATGATGACCGCCCGCCGCCGGTACTTCGGTGCAGTGCGCGACCAGACGTCGACGATGTCCGCGGGATCGACCGGGGGCAGCACGTCCAGGCCCGATTCGCTGCGGTTCGCGTTTTCCGCCACGCCTTCCATCTCAAGCCTTTCGAGCCAGGTAAACGGTCACGATTCCGGCCGTCATTCGGCGCGTGACGCATGATGCGAAGCCGGCCTCTGCCAGCGCGCGGCGCAGGGCCGGTTCATCCAGAAACGTCTCGACGGACTGCGGCAGGTAATCATACGCGCCGGTGCGGTCGCCGCTGATCCAGGTCGCCAGGCGCGGAAGTATGTTGCGGAAATACAAGCGATACATCCCCGCCGCCAATTGGAAGGACGGAATGGAAAACTCGAGAATCACTGCACGGCCGCCGCGTCGCAGCACGCGATGGAATTCCCCCAGCCCGCGCTCGAGATTCTGAAAGTTTCGGATTCCAAAAGCGCAGCTCACCACATCGAACGATTCGTCGGCGAACGGCAGTGCGGTGCCGTCCGCTCGGCACCACTGCGCCCGCGAGACCGGCCGCGCCGCCGCGAGCGCCAGCATTTGCGCCGAAAAATCCGAGCCGACGACCTGCGCCGGATCGGCCTTGACGAAAGCCCGCGCGAAATCGCCCGTGCCGCAGGCCACGTCCAGAACGCGATCCGTCGACTGCACGGCAGCCATCGCCACGGCCCGCCGCCGCCACGATGCATCACGCCCCAGCGAGAGCCAGCGGTTCACGCGCTCATAGGTCGGCGCGATCGCATCGAACATCGCGCGCACGCGAAGCGCCTTGTCGGGCTGGCGATGCGGGTCAGCCAGGCGGGACTCGTCCCACACGACGCTGTTCGTAGGTCCGGCCGTCATGATCGGCGTATTCTAGCGGTAATTGCTGACGGGGAAATTGAGAGACAACTAGAACAGGATAAAGAGCACGCCGATGCCCGTCATCACGACTCCAACGATGAGCGCGACATCGCTTGGCGTCCAACCCATGATGTCCTGGAGGAACCCGGACCAGATAAGCATGGGCAGCAGCGCGACGACCATTAACCCGCCCTGAAAGGAAACAAGCGACCGCCCCGCACCAAGATGGATGACGTTCACGGCGAGAATGCTGATGACCGTCAGCGCAACCCCGACGAGAAGCCGCGCGCGCTCCCATTGCGGAAGCATTCTTAGTCGCGTGGACCAACCGAAGGACTTGTCGATCGCGGTGCGCCGCGCGTCGATCAATGTAAACGGCTCGCCGCACTCCGGGCAGCGGCGCGACGTGAGGCCGGTCAGGTTGTAGTCACAGGTCGGGCAAACATGCAGGGGGTGCGCGGGGATGGGCGCTTCGTAAGCCGCGCTCGCCTGTTCGACTTTTCCGATGTCGCGCGGCCCGGTGCTATTCGGTTCGCCCGCAAGCGGAGCCAGCTCAAACGGCGGATCAATCTCCGGCGCGGGATCGTTCTCGCCGGCGCGCCCGGTCGCCTCGCAGGCATCCTTCAACGGCTGCAACTCAATCGGCTGGCTCTTCGGCGGGCGGCGTGGATTGGTCGGGTTCATGGCGCCCCTCTCGCGAGATGCTTACGGAAGACCGTACTCGCCCCAGCGACCTTCAACGAGGCGAATGACCTCATCCGGCATCGCCATCGTCCGGGGCCAGTCGCGGACGACGCCCTCGCCGGGAATCTTGCGCGTGGCGTCGATGCCCATCTTGCTGCCTGCGCCGAGGTACGGCGCCGCGTGATCGAGTATGTCCATCGGCCCATCCACGATGAACGTATCGCGGCGCGGGTCCACGTGCGCGCCGACGGCGAACATCACGGCCTGCTCATCGTGCACGTCCACGTCTTCGTCCACGATGACGATAAACTTGCTGAACATCATCTGCCCCGCGCCCCAGATGCTGCTGGCGACTTTTCGTGCCTGGAGCGGGTATTCCTTGCGTATCCGGACGAAACAAAAATTGTGAAACGCGCCCCATCGCGGCAGATTGTAGTCCACCACATCGGGAATCAGCATCTGAAGCAGCGGCAGGAATACGCGCTCCGTCGCCTTGCCCATGTAGTAATCTTCCATCGGCGGGTACCCGACGATCGTTGTCGGATAGATCGGCCGCTCGCGGTGGGTGATGGCTGTGACGCGAATCGTGGGAAACGAATCGGCAAGGCTGTAAAAGCCCGTGTGATCGCCGAAGGGGCCCTCGCGTGCCGATTCCGTGGCACTCACAAACCCTTCGATCACGATCTCGGCGTTGGCCGGCACGTCGAGCGGAAGGGTCTTCGCGGGGACCATCGGGATGCCGCCGTCGTTGAGGAACCCGGCGAACATCAATTCGCTGATTCCCGGCGGTAGCGGGCAGGTCGCCGCGTAGGGCAGCACGCTTTCGCCGCCCAGAACGATGGCGACAGGCATGTCGCGCCCCTGCGCCGCCCACAGGCGCTGATGCCGCGCCCCGTCATGATGCATGTGACAGTGAAAGATGGCGCTGCGCGGGCCGGTGACTTGAATGCGATACATGCCGATGTTCGGCTCGGAGCCGTCGGGCTTGGTTGTGTAAATGCCGGCGAAGGTGATGTAGCGACCGACGGGAAAATCGGATGATGCTCCGGACGACGCTGCTCCCGGACTCCGGCTCGACACGAGCCGGCTCTGGTTCTCATGCGTTTGGACGTTTTGACTTTTTGACGTTTCGACGTTTAGTTTTTGCAATTCAGCGTTTTGGCGTTTTGGCAGTTTCCCTGCAATCACGTCTTCATCCGCCCCGCCGTCGTGCGGCCAGCACTTGATGATCGGGAGCGCCAGCAGATCGACATCATCGGTATGCACGACTTCCTGGCAAATGCCTCGTTTGACGCGTTTCGGTGCGTAGCCGGCGATCTTTGCCAGCTCCGGCAGCATCTTGATCTTCTCAACCAACGTTGCCGGCGGCTCGGGCTTGGCCAGCTTCTGCACGCGCGCAGCGAGCGATTCAAAATCTTCGCAGCCCAGCGCCATCCGCATTCGCGCGTAACTTCCGAACAGGTTGATCGCCACCGGCATCGCGCTGCCGCGCACGCGCTCGAAGAGCAGCCCCACACCGCCGTCGCCGCCGTGAACCGGGTCAGTGCGCGGCGCGCCGGCCAATCCCTCCGGGCAGGTCGATTTGCTCACGCGATCAGCAATCGCGGAGATTTCCAATTCGGGATCGACTTCAGCGCGAACCCGGCGCAATTGTCCCGCCGACTCCAGCGCTGCGATGAATTCCTGGAGATTGGAATACGCCAAGGCGGGACTCCTCGCAGAGCAATGGCGATTGCCTTAGCGACGACGGCGGCGCGAAAGAGGGAATTTCCCTCCCAGGTTCGGAACGGGTGCGGTCGAAGCCGGCACCGCCTTCGCACCGACAGCCGTCTGAAAAGAGGAAGGGATCTCGTAGGCGCGACGACCGCCGGTCGGCTCCGCGGCCTCTCCGCGCGGCGGCGGCGTCGGTGTGAAGCCCTCCACTTCGAGTTTTTCAATCTGCCGATTGATGAGCATCTCGATTTCGGTCAGTTCGGCGCCCTGCTCGCGCGTGACGAGCGTGATCGCCTTTCCGGTGCTGCCCATGCGCGCCGTGCGGCCGATGCGGTGGACATACACCTGAATGTCCTGCGGCAGGTCGTAGTTGATGATGTGCGTGATCTGATGCACGTCGATGCCGCGGGCCGCGAGATCCGTCGCCACCAGCACCGGGATCTGGTGCTTGCGGAAACGCTCCATGATGCGCTCGCGCTTCTGCTGCACAAGGTCGCCATGGATTTCCTTCGCCTCGATGCCGATCGAAAACAACCGCTTGGTCAGCTTTCGGGCGCCGTGCTTGGTGTTCGTGAAGATGATCGCCAGCTTGGGCTGCTCCTTCTGGAGCAGCAGCTTGAGAAGTTGAAACTTGTCCCACGCCTCGACCGTGCAATAGTATTGCTGGACCGCGTCAACCGTCAGATCGTCCTTGGAGACGTTGACCTCGACCGGATCGTTCATGTACTGCTTCGCGAGGCGCTTGACTTCTTCATCCAGCGTCGCGGAGACAAAAATCGTCTGGTGCGGATGCGTCACGCGGCCGAGGATCTTGCGGATGTCGTCGCGGAATCCGATGTCCAGCATGCGGTCTACTTCGTCCAGCACCACGAAGCGAAGCGTATCCAGCTTCAGCGCGCCGCGGTTGAGCACATCCATCACACGGCCCGGCGTTCCCACGACCACGTGCGGCTTGCGGCCGAGCTGGTGCAATTGCTCCTTCATGCCCGTGCCGCCGTAAACCGGCACGCAGTGGATATCGCGGTACTTAGCGATGCGACGAAACTCTCCGACCACCTGCGCAGCAAGCTCGCGCGTCGGAGTCAGGACCATCATTTGAAGCCGACCGGCCGGATCGACCATCTGAAGCGTCGGCATGCCGAAGGTCGCGGTCTTGCCCGTGCCGGTGCGCGCCTGTCCGAGCACGTCGCGTCCGGAGAGCACGATCGGGACGACGTCCTTCTGAATCGGCGAAGGTTCCTTGAACTCCATGTCGGCCAGCGCGCGGAGGATCGGCGCTTCCAGCCCCAGTTCGGCAAATGCTTTGGGAAGTTCGACGTGACGTTGCATCATGAGGCTTGAACGAATCCTTCTGACCGGCTTGGCGTTTGGGCACGTTTCATTTGTTTACGGACCGTATCATAGCTGCCAAATCGGCTCTCGTACAGAGGGGTGCCCGTCCGGCCGCAGCCGACGGCTGAATTAGCGGGCGGATTCTCGCGACAACATGACTCCCGGCCCATCGACTGCCTAAGGTTGATTGAGGGGGAATCCACCATGAGCGCATCCGGCACGCCGCGCCCGCACAATTCGCCGCGGGCTGAATCGGCTGTTCTGAATTCGTCCGACCCGACAGACCCTGTCTTGTCCACACCTGCCGAGGTCAACCGAGACATCTTCCGCGAAACGATCCGCGGCCTGATCGAAGACAACCAGCTTGACCGCAGGACCGAGCGCGAGGCCGTCGAATTCGCGCGGCATCTTGCAATCGATGCATCCGATGCCATCGCGATGATTGCCGCAGCACGGCGCGAGGCGGGCCTGCCGATGGAGCCGTCCGCCGAACGGACGATGGATGCTGCGACGCGCGGCGTTACCGGCGTGGCCGTGATCGTGCTGCTGCTCAACGCCGTCTGGTTCTGGTACGTCCTCAGGCATTGACGTGCGTTCGCCGCGATTGCCGCGACCGACCGTTGCGTCTATCCTGACCCGTCATGTGGCGGGAATACACGCGCGAATCGCCGGCTCGCAAGGGTCTGGCCCTGGCGGCGAGCGCCGCGGCGCTCGCGGGCACCGTGGCCATGGCCTACGCGCTGACCAATCTCCGCACATCGCCGCTGGAAGCCACTCGCCGGATTCACCCTCCCTACTGGCCGATCTCATTTGAATTGCCCGAGTCGTGGGTTCGCCGATCGCTGGACGTGAACTTCCTTGAGCCCGAAACACCCGACGACCTGATCGGGCGGATTGCGTTTGAAGATCGTCGCCGCGGCAACGAAGTCGTCGCCCGTGCCACGATACTATTCACGCTGCTCGAACCGGGTGACACCGTGGAGGATTTCCTCGATTCGCTTCCCGACGACGCGACCACGGCTTCCGGTGCCGTTCAGATCGGCAATTGGACCGGGTCCTCGATTCGTTTCGATGATCCCGAAGCACAGGGGCTTCGCGCCGCGGCGGCGGTGTCTCCGGAGGGTCTGGCTATCGCGGTCATCTGTGAACATGCTCATGCCACGTCGGCGGCCGATCGCCTCGTGGAGCGAATCGCCGGCTCGGTTCGCCCGGAGCCATGGTTCCTGCCGCGATTCTGACATGTGGAAAGGCGTACCCGATCTTGATCATGTCTCCGATCGCATTCGTCGTCAGTCTGGCCTGCTCGCTCCTGGCTCAAACGGCCTCGTCGCAACCCGGCGACCGCGACGAGGATGCGTCCCCGCCGGTCCCCGCACGACCAGCCGCTCTGATTCCCGGCCTTGAGGAACCCTACATCGACGGAACATTCGGGTTTTCGATTCAGCCGCCTCCCGGCTGGCAGGTCGTTCCCATGCGCAAGCAGGACAAGAACGAACTCGTGTTGCTGCGACTGGTGCAGATCCTTCCCGACGGACGCTTCAGCGAGATCTCCGTGCGACAAACGTCGCTCCCCCAGCGTCAGCCGATGAACGACCTGTTGAAACAGCGGGCGAGTGAGCTGGAGCTTCAATTCTCCAACGCAAAGATTCACTCGCAGCAGGTGCAGCCGATCGCGGGCCGCCCCGGCGGAAGCCTCACCGCGAGCTACTGGCGGGAGAACCGCGAACATCTGCGCGTCGAGGCGCTGGTCGACGCCGGCCGACGGCAATGCATTCGTCTTATCTGGGTCGGCCCGCTGGAGCTGCGCGCCGATAGTGAGGCGATGTTCGCTCGTGTGGTCGCTTCGTTTCAGTTGCTGCGCGACCAGGTCACCGAGCAGGAGCTTCGGGCCGCGCTTCAGGCCGGTCAGGGGTGGATGGAATCCCTCACAGCGAAGAAACTCCACGCCGCCCTGCTTGAAGACGAATTACTGCGCATCACCCATTCCGGAAAGACCATCGGCTTCATCCGTGTTCAGCAGGTCGCCGAGCCGTTTGAGAAACGCGAGGGCGTGCGCGTCCGGGAGCGCGGCTGGACCTTTGAACCGGACGGCCGCATCCGCCGGATACAAAACTCCACGTTCTTGAGCGATGATCTGAAGTACGAGCGCTGGCGAACGAGCATCACAACGCTCGTGCCGCGCCGGAGCGACGCGCCGCAGACACTCGAGGTGGTGCTGGAGGAGGGCTTGCGCACCGATCGGTATCTTCTCTCCAACCAATGCTACGACATTCTCGCGCCGGCCGTGGAGAATCCGTCGCTCACCCTGCCGAAGACATTTCTGCCCCGCGCGTTGGTTCGGATGATGCCGCGCCTGGTGGACGACCCTGCGAAGAAACAGCGACTGGGTTTCACCTATTTCGACCACCGAAAAGCCGACCTGGTTCTGCGCGTGGTGGACTTCCACGGGCCGGTTGATTCGATTCCCGAGGGCGCGGTTGTGACCGGCTCGTCGCGCGTCTTTCAGATCGACGAGCGCGAGGGGCTGGCGTCCAATCCGTCGGAGCTATTCGTCGATGACAAAGGCCGAACCGTGCTCGCGCGCGTCGGAAAGCTGACACTGACTCCCACGACGGCGAAGGAAATGGAGGAGATGTTTCTGTCACGCGTGACCGCCGCCGAAAGCGCGATGACCGAACTGGAAGCGCAGGCCAACGAAGCCATGCAGGGTCGCTTCGGCCGCAAGCCGTGACGGCAGTCGTCAGTGGGCAGTAATTAGTTAACGGCGATTAGTGAGCGGCGAGGCATATTGGATGGGTAGTAGGATGCGTCCTCGACTCACCACATCACACTCAACGCACCCCATCCAACCGCGATGATCCGCATCAACCGCCGCCGGAGACCGTCAGCCCCGCCGCCTGCTCCGGCGTGATCAGCCCCAATTCCAGCAGCGTCGCACGGACTTCTTCGTCCAGAATCGCCAGGTATTGCTGCGTGAATTCCTCATCGTGCAACACGATGCTGGTGAGCCAGGCGTTGATGATGTTTCGATAAAGACCCGGGTCGAAAAACTGCGCCGTGGCGTGTTCGCCCTCGACGATGAAGAAGTGCTTGGGCGAAGGGGCCGCGCGATACAGATCCAGGGCTCCCTCAAATGGCGCGACGTTGTCGGCCATTGAATGCACGAACAACTTCGGCTCCGTGACCTGTGCCACCCAGCGCACCGTGTCAAAATCCTCCGTCGAACTCAACGCCGCCACCGCATTGCCGATGCCGAACAGGTCGTTGCCCAGGCCGTGGCTGTCGGTCCATTGGGTGGTGATCTCCCAGATGTTCACCGTGCCGTCCATGACGATCGCGGCGAGATCAAACTCCGCAGCCATGCGAATGAGCACCGGCGCGCCGAGGCTGATCCCCAGCCCCGCGACGACCGGATCATTCTCCGTCGCATGCTTGAACACGGCGCGCGTGCTGGTGATCAGGCCGTCAAACGTCGCCGCCCCGCCGCTTTCACCGAAGCCCTGATAATCGAACAGAATGACATCCCAGCCGAAGTCGACGAAGAATTGCAGGCCGACGGTGTATCGCCCTTTGTTGGCGTCGTTGCCGGGCACGACGACGATCGTGCCGAGCTTCGTCTCCGAGGTCGTCGGAACGCGCCAGGCGCTGATCGGTGTGCCGTTCTCGTCGGTCAGGGTCAGCGTCTCATAGGTGAATCCGAACTCCTCCGGCGTGCGGCGGATCTCCTTCGACGGCCGCAACACGAGCGATTGCAGCGTGTCGCCGCAGCCGCAAACACCGGCGGCAATCAGGAGCGCTGACCACGTGAATCTCCACTTGGGGAACGGGCGAAGCCGACACGTCGAAGATCGCAACATGTTTGGAATTTCCTCCATGAACGAGGCAGGTTGGTCGGCGATTCTAGACCCGAGAATCCGGGATGGCAACGAGAACGCGCGCCGCGCCTACTGGCGCGCGATCCGCCTCACCGCCGCCTGATCCACCGCCAGCCATTCGCGCCCCTTTTCGTCTTCGCCGTGTTCGGTCTCCAGAATGCGCGGCGCGTGCGCCAGCCGCGGATCGCGCAGGATCAGCTCAAAACCGCGCCGCCCCAGTTTCCCCAGACCGATGTGCTCGTGCCGATCCCGTCGGCTGCCCAGGTCCATGACCGAGTCATTTGTATGGATGCATTGCACGCGCGGC includes these proteins:
- a CDS encoding tol-pal system protein YbgF; translation: MEGVAENANRSESGLDVLPPVDPADIVDVWSRTAPKYRRRAVIMLILLWLLFAGLCCFAFWLRTGVPLPWSYDHYAALMARSFIPAGQDQITLADFLSHPINVRDVPIHAVIMGLLFASLTSIPILVTILYRLPSAVVLCAMVIFLAAMPWLGLTVLLGCVLSVLPAFRFSFRYASALIGLVPIAIYFVSASWQPASTSPRSFQNQALMYAPWVLALLSSCVICAVALLIARLINYRPGGIPPLLTALFAIPVLLFHTQVGRDELSYRVLEESIGPAGRTLFARVDAGMLAEREAARSWSDARDTSFAELSRQLLGQFIDRALVDAESDRLRAIESCDRFIREFPHSRYVANVLFLKGQVQDYRLVGSSLARNQRIEYRNDSPSPASLATWETIRQQFPASSLSAVALYKLAILHARQGKLTDALELLNSLLLRFDLARATTQPRMPPPDARNFVFQRTDPTAGLGLDVAGLVLQARRLRELIESSQGDAPRPYDEVFEVVPKTEERTIHPVQLLLWLDETAPAYASNLRALIAHFPESVTSDFARIRLTMQEAAISRRIDRFRVLVSQLANRPSAAQALFCLAEVLEDDNITDEARTRYDDLARLYPNSCWAQEAAGRLAALSVAEGSEDTSGS
- the ubiE_4 gene encoding UbiE/COQ5 methyltransferase, with the translated sequence MTAGPTNSVVWDESRLADPHRQPDKALRVRAMFDAIAPTYERVNRWLSLGRDASWRRRAVAMAAVQSTDRVLDVACGTGDFARAFVKADPAQVVGSDFSAQMLALAAARPVSRAQWCRADGTALPFADESFDVVSCAFGIRNFQNLERGLGEFHRVLRRGGRAVILEFSIPSFQLAAGMYRLYFRNILPRLATWISGDRTGAYDYLPQSVETFLDEPALRRALAEAGFASCVTRRMTAGIVTVYLARKA
- the ubiD gene encoding 3-octaprenyl-4-hydroxybenzoate carboxy-lyase, with protein sequence MAYSNLQEFIAALESAGQLRRVRAEVDPELEISAIADRVSKSTCPEGLAGAPRTDPVHGGDGGVGLLFERVRGSAMPVAINLFGSYARMRMALGCEDFESLAARVQKLAKPEPPATLVEKIKMLPELAKIAGYAPKRVKRGICQEVVHTDDVDLLALPIIKCWPHDGGADEDVIAGKLPKRQNAELQKLNVETSKSQNVQTHENQSRLVSSRSPGAASSGASSDFPVGRYITFAGIYTTKPDGSEPNIGMYRIQVTGPRSAIFHCHMHHDGARHQRLWAAQGRDMPVAIVLGGESVLPYAATCPLPPGISELMFAGFLNDGGIPMVPAKTLPLDVPANAEIVIEGFVSATESAREGPFGDHTGFYSLADSFPTIRVTAITHRERPIYPTTIVGYPPMEDYYMGKATERVFLPLLQMLIPDVVDYNLPRWGAFHNFCFVRIRKEYPLQARKVASSIWGAGQMMFSKFIVIVDEDVDVHDEQAVMFAVGAHVDPRRDTFIVDGPMDILDHAAPYLGAGSKMGIDATRKIPGEGVVRDWPRTMAMPDEVIRLVEGRWGEYGLP
- the cshA gene encoding DEAD-box ATP-dependent RNA helicase CshA, whose amino-acid sequence is MMQRHVELPKAFAELGLEAPILRALADMEFKEPSPIQKDVVPIVLSGRDVLGQARTGTGKTATFGMPTLQMVDPAGRLQMMVLTPTRELAAQVVGEFRRIAKYRDIHCVPVYGGTGMKEQLHQLGRKPHVVVGTPGRVMDVLNRGALKLDTLRFVVLDEVDRMLDIGFRDDIRKILGRVTHPHQTIFVSATLDEEVKRLAKQYMNDPVEVNVSKDDLTVDAVQQYYCTVEAWDKFQLLKLLLQKEQPKLAIIFTNTKHGARKLTKRLFSIGIEAKEIHGDLVQQKRERIMERFRKHQIPVLVATDLAARGIDVHQITHIINYDLPQDIQVYVHRIGRTARMGSTGKAITLVTREQGAELTEIEMLINRQIEKLEVEGFTPTPPPRGEAAEPTGGRRAYEIPSSFQTAVGAKAVPASTAPVPNLGGKFPLSRRRRR
- a CDS encoding Alpha/beta hydrolase family protein, producing the protein MLRSSTCRLRPFPKWRFTWSALLIAAGVCGCGDTLQSLVLRPSKEIRRTPEEFGFTYETLTLTDENGTPISAWRVPTTSETKLGTIVVVPGNDANKGRYTVGLQFFVDFGWDVILFDYQGFGESGGAATFDGLITSTRAVFKHATENDPVVAGLGISLGAPVLIRMAAEFDLAAIVMDGTVNIWEITTQWTDSHGLGNDLFGIGNAVAALSSTEDFDTVRWVAQVTEPKLFVHSMADNVAPFEGALDLYRAAPSPKHFFIVEGEHATAQFFDPGLYRNIINAWLTSIVLHDEEFTQQYLAILDEEVRATLLELGLITPEQAAGLTVSGGG